The genome window GTCGAGCGCCTGGTCGAGTTGCACCACCGGTACGAGATTCCCGCCACCTTCTTCATCGTTGGCCGCCTGCTGGAGCGCGACGGAGCCCGGTACCGCGAGCTGCTGGATGACCCGCTCTTCGACGTGCAGACTCACTCCTGGTCCCACCAGATCCTCAAGGACAGCATCGCCCATGGCCCCGGCGTCAGCCTCGAGCAGATGGAGATCGAGGTCCACGAGGGCAAGCGTTGGGTCGAGGAAGTCTTCGAGCGTGAGTGCATCGGCTTCCGTCCGGGTTGCGGCTTCGTCGATGGCTTCACCGGCGTTCCCGAGCGGCTGGAGATCCTGCGCCGCAATGGCATCCGCTTCACCAGTGCCGACCTTCGTGGGCCGATGGACTCGATCCCCAATGACATGCAGCAGCCGTACACCTACGAG of Armatimonadia bacterium contains these proteins:
- a CDS encoding polysaccharide deacetylase family protein, whose amino-acid sequence is MTRYIAAYDTESIDQCLPAVERLVELHHRYEIPATFFIVGRLLERDGARYRELLDDPLFDVQTHSWSHQILKDSIAHGPGVSLEQMEIEVHEGKRWVEEVFERECIGFRPGCGFVDGFTGVPERLEILRRNGIRFTSADLRGPMDSIPNDMQQPYTYEKDGYGDIWEIPGHGWHDNVLKWGSHITYYPPVYDFAAASRNAKTVVECFGQEGRWLEHAVELGLQYVSLVQHPWSLRKFDENLATTELLLIRARQLGMECTTYLSLYQELAAGK